In Ailuropoda melanoleuca isolate Jingjing chromosome X, ASM200744v2, whole genome shotgun sequence, a single genomic region encodes these proteins:
- the GDI1 gene encoding rab GDP dissociation inhibitor alpha — MVQAFSRQETASTRREWTSFWKNSTMGTGLTECILSGIMSVNGKKVLHMDRNPYYGGESSSITPLEELYKRFQLLEGPPEAMGRGRDWNVDLIPKFLMANGQLVKMLLYTEVTRYLDFKVVEGSFVYKGGKIYKVPSTETEALASNLMGMFEKRRFRKFLVFVANFDENDPKTFEGVDPQSTSMRDVYRKFDLGQDVIDFTGHALALYRTDDYLDQPCLETINRIKLYSESLARYGKSPYLYPLYGLGELPQGFARLSAIYGGTYMLNKPVDDIIMENGKVVGVKSEGEVARCKQLICDPSYIPDRVRKAGQVIRIICILSHPIKNTNDANSCQIIIPQNQVNRKSDIYVCMISYAHNVAAQGKYIAIASTTVETTEPEKEVEPALELLEPIDQKFVAISDLYEPIDDGSESQVFCSCSYDATTHFETTCNDIKDIYKRMAGSAFDFENMKRKQNDVFGEADQ, encoded by the exons GAATGTATCCTGTCGGGCATCATGTCCGTGAACGGCAAGAAAGTGCTGCATATGGACCGGAACCCCTACTATGGGGGTGAGAGCTCCTCCATCACacccctggaggag CTGTATAAGCGTTTTCAGTTGCTGGAGGGGCCCCCTGAGGCGATGGGCAGGGGCCGAGACTGGAACGTTGACCTGATCCCCAAATTCCTCATGGCCAATG GGCAGCTGGTAAAGATGCTGCTGTATACGGAGGTGACGCGCTACCTGGACTTCAAGGTGGTGGAGGGCAGCTTTGTCTACAAGGGGGGAAAGATCTATAAAGTGCCATCAACTGAGACTGAAGCCTTGGCTTCCA ATCTGATGGGCATGTTTGAGAAACGGCGTTTTCGCAAGTTCCTGGTGTTTGTGGCAAACTTTGATGAAAATGACCCCAAGACCTTCGAGGGTGTTGACCCCCAGAGCACCAGCATGCGTGATGTCTACCGGAAGTTTGACTTGGGCCAGGATGTCATCGACTTCACTGGCCATGCCCTGGCCCTCTACCGCACTGATGA CTACCTGGACCAGCCCTGTCTTGAGACCATCAACCGCATCAAGTTGTACAGTGAGTCCCTGGCTCGGTATGGAAAGAGTCCTTATTTATACCCACTCTACGGCCTTGGTGAGCTGCCCCAGGGGTTTGCAAG ATTGAGTGCCATCTATGGAGGGACATACATGCTGAACAAACCTGTGGATGACATCATCATGGAGAATGGCAAGGTGGTGGGTGTGAAGTCTGAGGGAGAG GTGGCCCGCTGCAAGCAGCTGATCTGTGACCCCAGCTACATTCCAGACCGAGTGCGGAAGGCCGGCCAGGTTATCCGCATCATCTGTATCCTCAGCCACCCCATCAAGAACACCAATGATGCCAATTCCTGCCAAATCATCATCCCCCAGAACCAAGTTAACAGGAAGTCAG ACATCTACGTGTGCATGATCTCCTACGCACACAACGTGGCTGCACAGGGCAAGTACATCGCTATTGCCAGCACCACAGTGGAGACTACGGAGCCGGAAAAGGAGGTTGAACCTGCCCTGGAGCTGCTGGAGCCCATTGACCAGAA GTTTGTGGCCATCAGTGACTTATATGAGCCCATTGACGATGGTTCCGAGAGCCAG GTGTTCTGTTCCTGCTCCTATGATGCTACCACACACTTCGAGACAACCTGCAATGACATCAAAGATATCTACAAGCGCATGGCAGGCTCCGCTTTTGACTTTGAGAACATGAAGCGCAAACAGAATGACGTCTTTGGAGAAGCTGACCAGTGA
- the FAM50A gene encoding protein FAM50A gives MGTRPGAASEAGRAMHLMKKREKQREQMEQMKQRIAEENIMKSNIDKKFSAHYDAVEAELKSSTVGLVTLNDMKAKQEALVKEREKQLAKKEQSKELQLKLEKLREKERKKEAKRKISSLSFTLEEEDEAGDEEEEVAVDEEELEREEITTKKRKLGKNPDVDTSFLPDRDREEEENRLREELRQEWEAKQEKIKSEEIEITFSYWDGSGHRRTVKMKKGNTMQQFLQKALEILRKDFSELRSAGVEQLMYIKEDLIIPHHHSFYDFIVTKARGKSGPLFNFDVHDDVRLLSDATVEKDESHAGKVVLRSWYEKNKHIFPASRWEPYDPEKKWDKYTIR, from the exons ATGGGAACCAG GCCGGGCGCCGCGAGCGAAGCGGGCCGCGCCATGCACCTgatgaagaagagggagaagcagcgtGAGCAGATGGAGCAGATGAAGCAGCGGATTGCGGAG GAGAACATCATGAAATCGAACATTGACAAGAAGTTCTCTGCACACTATGATGCTGTGGAGGCCGAGCTCAAGTCCAGCACCGTCG GTCTCGTGACCCTGAACGATATGAAGGCCAAGCAGGAGGCActggtgaaggagagggagaagcagttggCCAAGAAAGAGCAGTCAAAGGAGCTGCAGCT GAAGCTGGAGAAGCTACGAGAGAAGGAGCGCAAGAAGGAGGCCAAGCGGAAGATCTCCAGCCTGTCCTTCACCCTGGAGGAAGAGGACGAGGCAGGtgacgaggaggaggaggtggctgTGGACGAGGAGGAGCTGGAAAGGGAAG AGATCAccacaaagaagaggaaattgggGAAGAACCCTGACGTGGACACCAGCTTCCTGCCTGACCGAGACCGAGAG GAAGAGGAGAACCGGCTCCGAGAAGAGCTGCGGCAGGAGTGGGaagccaagcaggagaagatCAAGa GTGAGGAGATCGAAATCACCTTCAGTTACTGGGATGGTTCCGGGCACCGGCGGACAGTCAAG ATGAAAAAGGGCAACACGATGCAGCAGTTCCTGCAGAAGGCGCTGGAGATCCTGCGCAAAGACTTCAGCGAGCTCAG GTCGGCGGGCGTGGAACAGCTCATGTACATCAAGGAGGACTTAATCATACCCCAC CACCACAGCTTCTATGACTTCATTGTCACCAAGGCACGAGGGAAGAGTG GGCCCCTCTTTAATTTTGACGTTCACGATGATGTGCGGCTGCTCAGCGATGCTACCGTGGAGAAGGATGAG tCACACGCAGGCAAGGTGGTACTGCGGAGCTGGTACGAGAAGAACAAGCACATCTTTCCCGCCAGTCGCTGGGAGCCCTATGACCCCGAGAAGAAGTGGGACAAGTACACA ATCCGGTGA